The following are from one region of the Lentimicrobium sp. L6 genome:
- a CDS encoding thioredoxin family protein gives MKKFFLLLVFLVASLGIQLQAQVLIPVKWNISSEQTSKDEVVITFDASIDEHWHLYSQHIDMAPPATTFGFEENADYELVGEIEETESIEEFDKNFDMILKYFAHEATFTAKFKLLTEEKVVIKGYVNYMVCDDTRCLPPTDEEFEFVFNAPEVEEAVIEAASTNNLTGEGENSLMGFFIVSFLFGLAAILTPCVFPMIPMTVSFFMKGGENKAKGRMEASVYGISIVAIYVFIGSVLAVVAGPGIANFLSTHWLPNILFFVIFVIFAASFFGMFEIVMPHWLVNKSTANEDKGGFLGPVFMALTLVLVSFSCTGPIVGTILVEAAGGAFLKPIIGMLGFSLAFALPFTLFAFFPQWLNKLPKSGGWLNSVKVVLGFLELALGLKFLSMADQTYHWGLLDREVYLALWIVIFFLMGLYLLGKLRFAHDSELKVLGVPRLFLAIATFSFVVYMIPGMWGAPLKALSGYMPPMTSQDFDVNKIARENAGSGGGVAKKELCETPKFSEFLHLPHGLDGYFDYDQALACAKEQNKPVFIDFTGHACVNCREMEANVWSDPTVLDMLRNDYIVTALYVDDKSKLPESEWVTSVYDGKVKKTIGAKFADMQIAKHNVNAQPYYVLLNPNGEMLTQPKAYDLNVANYVEFLKTGLKNHKEGKSLK, from the coding sequence ATGAAAAAGTTTTTTTTACTACTTGTTTTTCTTGTAGCTTCATTAGGAATACAATTACAAGCACAAGTTTTAATTCCTGTAAAGTGGAATATTTCATCTGAGCAAACATCAAAAGATGAGGTTGTGATTACCTTCGATGCTAGTATTGATGAGCATTGGCATTTGTATAGTCAGCATATTGATATGGCTCCTCCAGCTACAACATTTGGCTTTGAGGAAAATGCAGATTACGAATTGGTGGGAGAAATAGAAGAAACTGAAAGTATTGAGGAGTTTGACAAGAACTTCGATATGATATTGAAGTATTTTGCTCATGAAGCTACTTTTACAGCCAAATTTAAGTTGCTGACAGAAGAAAAGGTAGTGATTAAAGGCTATGTGAACTATATGGTTTGTGATGATACTCGTTGTCTCCCTCCCACGGATGAGGAGTTCGAGTTTGTATTTAACGCGCCAGAAGTTGAAGAGGCTGTGATTGAAGCTGCTTCTACAAATAATCTTACAGGTGAAGGAGAAAATAGCTTAATGGGCTTTTTTATTGTGAGTTTCTTATTTGGTTTAGCGGCTATTTTAACACCATGTGTATTTCCTATGATTCCTATGACCGTGTCTTTCTTTATGAAAGGTGGAGAAAATAAAGCCAAAGGTAGAATGGAAGCTTCAGTTTATGGTATTTCTATTGTTGCTATCTATGTATTTATTGGTTCTGTATTAGCTGTTGTTGCTGGCCCTGGAATTGCAAATTTCTTGTCTACTCACTGGCTTCCTAATATTCTATTCTTTGTTATCTTCGTTATTTTTGCGGCTTCCTTCTTCGGAATGTTCGAAATAGTTATGCCACACTGGTTGGTAAATAAATCTACCGCCAACGAAGATAAAGGTGGTTTCTTAGGCCCTGTATTTATGGCCCTAACTCTAGTGTTGGTTTCTTTTAGCTGTACTGGTCCTATTGTTGGTACTATTTTGGTTGAAGCTGCTGGTGGCGCTTTTCTCAAGCCCATTATAGGTATGTTGGGATTTTCTTTGGCATTTGCATTACCATTTACTTTATTTGCTTTCTTCCCTCAGTGGTTAAACAAGTTGCCAAAATCTGGTGGATGGTTAAATTCAGTAAAAGTAGTTTTAGGTTTCTTAGAATTGGCTTTAGGTTTAAAATTCCTAAGTATGGCCGACCAAACTTACCATTGGGGATTATTAGACAGAGAAGTGTATTTAGCACTTTGGATAGTGATTTTCTTCTTAATGGGACTCTACTTATTAGGTAAATTAAGATTTGCCCACGATAGTGAATTGAAAGTACTTGGAGTGCCTCGTTTATTTTTGGCCATTGCAACCTTCTCTTTCGTGGTTTATATGATTCCAGGTATGTGGGGGGCACCTTTAAAAGCACTTTCAGGATATATGCCTCCAATGACTTCTCAGGATTTTGATGTCAATAAAATTGCTAGAGAAAATGCCGGAAGTGGCGGGGGAGTGGCTAAGAAAGAATTATGTGAAACACCAAAGTTTTCTGAGTTCTTACATCTTCCTCATGGTTTAGATGGTTATTTTGATTACGATCAAGCCTTAGCTTGTGCTAAAGAGCAAAACAAACCTGTGTTTATCGATTTTACTGGTCATGCCTGTGTGAATTGTCGCGAAATGGAAGCCAATGTTTGGTCTGACCCTACAGTGTTAGATATGTTAAGAAACGATTATATAGTTACTGCATTATATGTGGATGATAAGTCTAAACTTCCAGAAAGCGAATGGGTGACTTCTGTATATGATGGTAAAGTAAAAAAGACCATAGGTGCTAAGTTTGCTGATATGCAAATAGCTAAACATAATGTAAATGCACAACCCTATTATGTATTACTTAATCCTAATGGTGAAATGTTGACCCAGCCAAAAGCTTATGATTTAAATGTGGCAAATTACGTTGAGTTTTTAAAGACAGGTTTGAAAAACCATAAAGAAGGTAAATCCTTGAAATAA
- a CDS encoding acetyl-CoA C-acetyltransferase, translated as MKEVVIVSAVRTAIGNFGGSLSKLSATELGTIAAKEAIKRAGIKAEQVDEAIIGNILSAGLGQNIARQISINAGIPYTSPSMTINKLCGSGLKAVNLAAQMIMLDDADIILAGGTESMSNAPYLLPKARFGQKMGHGEIVDSMIKDGLTDATNNYHMGITAENIAEQWNISREEQDQFAVSSQNKTEKAQIDGKFKDEIIPIEIPQRKGDPIIIDTDEFPKAGVKLEKLAKLRPAFKKDGTVTAATSSGINDGASMLIIMSADKAKELGLKPMAKILSYASAALDPTIMGYGPVPATMKALKKINMDINEIDLIEANEAFAAQSIAVARDLKCDVNKINVNGGAISLGHPIGASGARILTTLLYEMRRSHAKKGLATLCIGGGQGTALIIENMN; from the coding sequence ATGAAAGAAGTTGTTATCGTATCAGCTGTTCGCACAGCCATAGGAAATTTCGGAGGAAGTTTATCAAAACTATCCGCCACAGAATTAGGAACCATAGCTGCCAAAGAAGCTATTAAGAGAGCTGGAATAAAAGCTGAACAAGTTGACGAGGCCATCATTGGCAATATACTATCAGCAGGTTTGGGCCAGAATATTGCTCGACAAATCAGCATAAACGCAGGCATTCCTTATACCAGTCCTTCCATGACTATTAATAAATTATGTGGCTCAGGATTAAAGGCAGTAAATTTAGCTGCACAGATGATTATGCTCGATGATGCTGATATTATACTGGCCGGAGGAACGGAAAGCATGTCAAACGCTCCTTACCTTTTACCTAAAGCTCGATTTGGCCAAAAAATGGGTCACGGTGAAATTGTTGACAGCATGATTAAAGATGGATTAACAGATGCCACTAATAATTATCACATGGGCATTACCGCTGAAAACATTGCTGAACAATGGAATATCAGTCGTGAGGAACAAGATCAATTTGCGGTCTCTAGTCAAAACAAGACTGAAAAGGCACAAATTGATGGGAAATTTAAAGACGAAATCATCCCCATCGAAATTCCACAACGAAAAGGAGATCCAATCATCATTGATACGGATGAATTTCCAAAAGCTGGAGTTAAACTAGAAAAGCTTGCAAAGCTACGACCCGCATTTAAAAAAGACGGGACGGTAACCGCTGCAACATCTTCAGGTATAAATGATGGTGCTTCTATGTTAATTATCATGTCAGCAGACAAAGCCAAAGAACTAGGATTAAAACCCATGGCAAAAATCCTTTCCTATGCCAGTGCTGCTCTCGATCCTACCATTATGGGCTACGGGCCAGTTCCTGCAACTATGAAAGCTTTGAAAAAAATAAACATGGACATCAATGAAATAGATCTCATTGAAGCCAATGAAGCTTTCGCAGCACAGTCAATTGCTGTAGCACGAGATTTAAAATGTGATGTCAATAAAATCAATGTGAATGGTGGTGCCATCTCATTAGGTCATCCCATAGGAGCTTCTGGTGCAAGAATACTAACTACCCTTCTTTATGAAATGAGAAGAAGTCACGCAAAAAAAGGTTTAGCTACCTTATGCATTGGAGGAGGCCAAGGCACAGCCCTTATCATTGAAAACATGAATTAG
- the pnuC gene encoding nicotinamide riboside transporter PnuC, with protein MSSLFEFLLEPYQTASIFHILLEVLAAIFGIASVFYARKESILVFPTGIISTVIYVYLLSQWTLYGDLIINIYYTIMSIYGWYMWSRVDGDENHIPISRTNTMDKFKAFGIFAFTSVFVIVVYRYYNVMPNHLGFFESIDFAIDKLGSGNVEEFRLATPYLDTFTTGIFFAGMWLMANKKIENWTLWIVGDVVSIPLYLVKGYGFTAIQYTVFLVLAIMAYFTWKKSIQQAVAKR; from the coding sequence ATGTCTAGTTTGTTCGAATTCTTATTGGAGCCTTATCAAACGGCTAGTATATTTCATATTCTTCTCGAAGTTCTAGCAGCTATATTTGGAATTGCTAGTGTTTTCTATGCGCGTAAGGAAAGTATTTTGGTATTCCCTACAGGAATCATCAGTACGGTTATTTATGTTTACTTGCTTTCCCAATGGACGCTTTATGGCGATTTAATCATTAATATTTATTATACCATCATGAGTATTTATGGTTGGTATATGTGGAGTAGAGTGGATGGCGATGAAAATCATATTCCCATATCCCGAACCAATACTATGGATAAGTTTAAAGCTTTCGGAATCTTCGCTTTCACAAGTGTTTTTGTGATTGTGGTTTATCGCTATTATAATGTGATGCCAAATCACTTGGGCTTTTTTGAAAGTATAGATTTTGCTATTGATAAATTAGGCTCTGGAAATGTTGAGGAATTTAGATTGGCCACTCCCTATTTAGATACATTTACCACTGGTATTTTCTTTGCAGGAATGTGGCTCATGGCCAATAAGAAAATTGAAAACTGGACGCTTTGGATTGTTGGGGATGTGGTTTCTATTCCTTTGTATTTGGTAAAAGGATATGGGTTTACGGCCATTCAATATACGGTATTCTTAGTTTTGGCTATTATGGCTTATTTCACATGGAAAAAGAGTATTCAACAAGCTGTAGCAAAAAGATAA
- a CDS encoding 3-oxoacyl-ACP synthase III family protein, with protein sequence MNKTKIIGTGMYVPGEAISNKELMELTSITFDEEKMEHKLGIKHRHIAKLRGIEESTADFATKAGLDAIKNSGIKAEDIGLIIVGTDTPEFITPATSILVQGRIQGAEKWTSTFDVSASCASFTIAYDNAVRILKTDPSIKYALVIGVYNMPAFIREDDVFSYPIFSDGAGAIIIENQSQDSSDYINSQLLSDGTQWDFIGIYSGAAKNPITLEKLKNNEFGLMSLKPMPSNRNVRLWPMVAKKLLEKSKTELEEVDHFIFTQINKSVILKVMDELNLPYSKTTCIMDKYAYTGSACIPIAFHHAIKDGNIKRGDKVMFIASGAGLAVGSNLFTY encoded by the coding sequence ATGAATAAAACAAAAATAATAGGCACTGGAATGTATGTTCCTGGAGAAGCCATCTCCAATAAAGAGCTTATGGAGCTCACCTCCATCACATTTGATGAAGAAAAGATGGAACATAAGCTAGGCATCAAACATAGACATATTGCTAAATTAAGAGGCATAGAGGAAAGCACTGCAGATTTTGCGACCAAAGCAGGATTAGATGCCATTAAAAACAGTGGAATAAAAGCAGAAGATATCGGCCTTATCATTGTAGGTACAGACACTCCAGAATTCATAACTCCTGCGACTTCCATTCTAGTTCAGGGCAGAATTCAAGGAGCAGAGAAATGGACCAGCACTTTTGATGTTTCCGCTTCTTGTGCCAGCTTTACTATTGCCTATGATAATGCGGTAAGAATATTAAAAACAGATCCTAGTATCAAATATGCCTTAGTGATAGGCGTCTATAACATGCCAGCTTTTATTCGTGAAGATGACGTTTTTTCTTATCCCATATTCTCTGATGGTGCAGGTGCTATTATCATAGAAAATCAAAGCCAAGACTCCTCAGATTATATCAATAGCCAACTATTGAGCGATGGAACACAATGGGATTTCATTGGTATTTATTCTGGCGCGGCCAAAAACCCCATAACTCTCGAGAAATTAAAAAACAATGAGTTTGGATTGATGAGTTTAAAACCCATGCCAAGCAATAGAAATGTGAGGCTATGGCCAATGGTTGCTAAAAAGCTCTTAGAAAAATCAAAAACAGAATTAGAGGAGGTTGACCATTTTATTTTCACGCAAATTAATAAATCTGTCATCTTAAAAGTGATGGATGAGTTAAATCTCCCCTACTCAAAAACCACTTGCATTATGGATAAATACGCCTATACGGGCTCTGCCTGTATTCCTATTGCTTTTCATCATGCCATAAAGGATGGGAATATTAAAAGAGGCGACAAAGTTATGTTCATCGCTTCAGGAGCTGGACTTGCGGTAGGTAGCAATCTTTTCACTTATTAA
- the udk gene encoding uridine kinase codes for MLIIGIAGGSGSGKTTVVKKMVNSLPEGSVTVIPQDAYYRDNSHLTPEERTKINFDHPGSIEFALLNKQVDQLLANETIQMPTYNYVTCSRGKETIEVKPSRVMIIEGILVMTNRKLRDKMDVKVFVDADADDRLMRNIRRDMEERGRSYIETLEHYQTWVKPMHQTFIEPTKKYADVIVPQGGKNHVAIDILATKINQSLHEVD; via the coding sequence ATGTTAATAATTGGGATAGCTGGCGGTTCTGGGTCCGGCAAAACAACTGTTGTAAAAAAGATGGTCAATTCGCTTCCTGAAGGTTCGGTAACCGTCATTCCTCAGGACGCATACTATAGGGACAATAGTCACCTTACACCAGAAGAAAGAACTAAAATCAACTTTGATCATCCTGGTTCCATTGAATTTGCATTATTAAACAAACAAGTAGATCAATTACTAGCCAATGAGACCATACAAATGCCAACCTATAATTATGTAACATGTTCTCGGGGCAAAGAAACCATTGAGGTAAAACCATCTCGTGTGATGATTATTGAAGGTATTTTGGTGATGACCAACCGAAAACTTCGAGACAAAATGGATGTGAAGGTTTTCGTGGATGCCGATGCTGATGATAGACTGATGAGGAATATCAGAAGAGATATGGAAGAACGAGGAAGATCCTATATCGAAACTTTAGAGCATTATCAAACTTGGGTTAAGCCCATGCATCAAACATTTATTGAACCTACCAAGAAATATGCCGATGTGATTGTACCCCAAGGAGGAAAAAATCATGTGGCTATTGATATTTTAGCCACTAAAATCAACCAAAGCCTACACGAAGTGGATTAG
- a CDS encoding sodium:solute symporter, with product MATSLQVTGTWILISIYAIMVLYFVIKGALSIKNISDYAVGNVTFSPIAVGLSLAASITSAATFVINPGLIAIYGFSGVLSFGIFFPIASMVSLVILSKAFRKYGQSVNALTLAQWIGIRYKSKNYALMMAFLSTFLLTFIVLILVAITKVLSKSLNIEEVYILIGLIVFVFGYMMFGGANSMVYTNTIQAIIMIVVAFILLGSGYEHFRGGIDAFFQKISTIDPSLATSPNPGSILFRDYYEIIFAQIIVGIAVVCQPHIITKSLLLKEEKDVNKFLTTAVIAQTIFYAVIIVGLYARLTFPDMTIEGQALKTDGIIPAYVLQVFSNGLFSVIIGLIVILGLISAGMSTLEGLIQSVSTSITNDIIEVLFGKHIKSDKAMITINRLVIIALGFTAFFITYDQILHPKLSVAILAQNGVYAYFSVAFFPILYGIFSKKNNIKPALFASIIAFATHFTVYYLLPILVSKYQIDFGWYTKYLEGSIRNPAIASSTAIIISVSSGLIIMAYQNKFSNKSAQI from the coding sequence ATGGCAACCTCTCTTCAAGTTACAGGAACATGGATTTTGATTTCGATATATGCCATTATGGTCTTATACTTCGTTATCAAAGGAGCCCTATCCATCAAGAATATTTCAGATTACGCGGTGGGAAACGTCACTTTTTCTCCTATTGCTGTAGGCCTTTCATTGGCCGCCAGTATTACCAGCGCAGCCACCTTTGTCATTAATCCTGGACTTATTGCTATTTATGGCTTTAGTGGAGTGCTTTCATTTGGTATATTTTTCCCCATTGCATCCATGGTGTCTTTGGTCATACTCTCCAAAGCATTTAGAAAATATGGACAATCAGTAAACGCACTCACCCTAGCACAATGGATAGGAATCAGATATAAAAGCAAAAACTACGCTTTGATGATGGCCTTCTTGTCTACTTTTTTACTCACCTTTATTGTATTAATACTGGTTGCGATTACAAAAGTCCTGTCCAAATCCTTGAATATTGAGGAAGTATATATTTTAATAGGCTTAATTGTTTTTGTATTTGGCTATATGATGTTCGGAGGGGCAAATTCCATGGTTTATACCAACACCATTCAAGCTATTATCATGATTGTAGTGGCTTTTATCCTCCTTGGTTCTGGTTACGAACATTTCAGAGGAGGAATTGATGCCTTCTTTCAAAAAATATCAACAATAGATCCTAGCTTAGCCACAAGTCCAAACCCCGGAAGTATTTTATTTCGTGATTATTATGAGATTATTTTCGCTCAAATCATTGTTGGAATCGCAGTGGTCTGTCAACCCCATATCATCACCAAATCACTGCTTCTAAAAGAGGAAAAAGATGTCAATAAATTCCTCACTACTGCTGTAATAGCTCAAACTATTTTCTACGCTGTTATTATTGTTGGACTGTATGCTCGTCTCACTTTCCCAGACATGACCATAGAAGGACAAGCACTTAAAACAGACGGCATTATACCTGCTTATGTACTTCAGGTTTTCTCAAACGGACTCTTCTCCGTTATCATTGGATTAATAGTTATTCTGGGGCTCATTTCTGCAGGAATGTCAACACTAGAAGGTTTGATACAATCCGTTTCTACAAGTATCACTAATGATATTATCGAAGTGCTTTTTGGAAAACATATTAAGTCGGACAAAGCCATGATCACGATTAATCGTCTCGTAATAATAGCCTTAGGATTCACTGCATTTTTTATTACTTACGACCAAATTCTTCATCCTAAATTAAGCGTGGCCATTTTAGCTCAGAATGGGGTTTATGCTTATTTCTCAGTAGCCTTTTTTCCTATTTTATATGGGATTTTCTCCAAAAAAAACAATATAAAGCCTGCTCTTTTTGCCTCAATAATCGCTTTCGCCACTCATTTTACAGTATATTATTTACTCCCTATACTAGTGAGTAAATATCAAATAGATTTCGGATGGTATACCAAATACTTAGAAGGAAGCATCAGAAATCCAGCTATTGCTTCTTCTACAGCCATTATTATTTCAGTAAGTTCTGGGCTTATCATCATGGCTTATCAAAATAAATTCTCAAATAAATCAGCACAGATATGA
- the fabG gene encoding 3-oxoacyl-[acyl-carrier-protein] reductase, which translates to MKKLENKVAIITGAAGGIGKAGAEIFAAEGATVIVWDLNEDKAKETIEEITTKGGQAFFMKVNTANFEEVENSVKEVISKYQKIDILINNAGITRDSTLLKMTREQWDQVIDVNLTGVFNCTKCVIPHMLAVKSGRIINTSSVVALYGNFGQTNYVATKAGLIGMTKTWARELGRKGINVNAVAPGFIATEMVMKMPENVLDAMKAKVPLQRLGAPEEIAKAYLFLASEDSSYVNGTVISVDGGMTV; encoded by the coding sequence ATGAAAAAATTAGAAAATAAAGTCGCCATCATCACAGGTGCAGCAGGTGGAATTGGAAAAGCTGGAGCTGAAATATTTGCAGCAGAAGGCGCCACGGTCATCGTTTGGGATTTAAACGAAGACAAAGCAAAAGAAACCATTGAGGAAATCACAACAAAAGGAGGCCAGGCTTTCTTTATGAAGGTTAATACCGCCAATTTCGAAGAAGTAGAAAACAGTGTGAAAGAGGTGATTTCAAAATATCAAAAAATTGACATCCTAATCAATAATGCTGGGATTACTCGCGACTCTACCCTCCTCAAAATGACCAGAGAGCAATGGGATCAAGTAATTGATGTAAACCTTACTGGCGTTTTCAATTGCACAAAATGCGTTATCCCTCATATGCTCGCTGTTAAATCAGGCCGTATCATCAACACCTCATCAGTAGTGGCCTTATATGGAAATTTTGGGCAAACCAATTATGTAGCCACAAAGGCTGGATTGATAGGAATGACTAAAACATGGGCTCGAGAATTAGGAAGAAAAGGCATCAATGTAAATGCTGTAGCTCCTGGTTTTATTGCCACAGAAATGGTGATGAAAATGCCAGAAAATGTTCTTGATGCTATGAAAGCTAAAGTACCATTACAAAGGCTAGGAGCTCCTGAAGAAATTGCAAAAGCTTATCTTTTCTTGGCATCCGAAGACTCCTCCTACGTAAACGGAACTGTGATTAGCGTAGATGGAGGCATGACTGTTTAA
- a CDS encoding septum formation initiator family protein gives MKVIKILKNRFIIATLIFLGYLLIFDQYNFRAQYKLMSELSDLKEEKEFYKNELHQDSLTYHTLFNNKENIEKFARERFMMKKPHEDIFIIVRED, from the coding sequence ATGAAAGTGATTAAAATACTAAAAAACAGATTCATCATTGCTACTCTTATCTTTTTGGGTTATCTGTTGATATTTGATCAGTATAATTTCAGAGCCCAGTATAAACTAATGAGCGAGCTTTCCGATTTAAAAGAAGAAAAAGAGTTTTACAAAAACGAGCTTCACCAAGATAGCCTCACCTATCATACCTTATTTAATAATAAAGAAAACATCGAAAAGTTCGCCAGAGAACGCTTTATGATGAAAAAGCCTCATGAGGATATCTTTATTATTGTTAGGGAGGATTAA
- a CDS encoding 3-oxoacyl-ACP synthase produces the protein MNTTNNIGILGTGIYLPENKMTAKEIADATQGTWTEEAIIEKLGIIEKPIPGENDGTQEMGVWATFDALKNTGVDPLDIDLIISIGEEWKEYPLTTTAIYIQEKIGAEKAWAFDLQQRCCSTVSAMKVAKDMMNSDPDINTVLIAGGYRNGDFVDYTDTSLSMMFNLGAGGGAIILHKGMNKNLLHSSHIITDGSLARDVGVLYGGTCHPITKENVDKAYQSLQVFDVEHMKTRLNEVSMKNWLECIEKAFMKSGIEQNQLDYLAVLHFKRSMHSYILDELGLKEKNSIYLENYGHLGQIDQILSLHLALQSGQVKEGSIISMISAGIGYAWAANVISWGKIT, from the coding sequence ATGAATACAACAAATAATATAGGGATACTTGGAACTGGAATTTATCTTCCAGAAAATAAAATGACTGCCAAGGAAATTGCTGATGCTACCCAAGGCACTTGGACGGAGGAGGCCATTATTGAGAAATTAGGCATTATTGAAAAACCCATCCCAGGTGAGAATGATGGAACTCAAGAAATGGGAGTTTGGGCCACATTTGATGCTTTAAAGAACACTGGAGTCGACCCTTTGGATATCGACCTCATCATTAGCATTGGCGAAGAGTGGAAAGAATATCCACTCACAACTACAGCCATCTATATTCAAGAAAAAATTGGCGCAGAGAAAGCTTGGGCCTTCGATTTACAGCAAAGATGCTGCAGCACCGTTTCTGCCATGAAAGTGGCGAAAGACATGATGAACTCAGATCCAGACATCAATACGGTACTTATTGCTGGAGGATACCGAAATGGTGATTTTGTAGATTATACAGACACCAGCTTATCGATGATGTTTAACCTTGGCGCCGGAGGCGGAGCTATCATTTTACATAAGGGAATGAATAAAAACCTATTGCATAGTTCTCACATCATTACCGATGGCAGTCTCGCACGAGATGTTGGAGTTCTGTATGGAGGAACTTGCCATCCCATCACCAAAGAAAATGTAGACAAGGCTTATCAATCACTTCAAGTTTTTGATGTAGAACACATGAAAACAAGACTCAATGAAGTCTCCATGAAAAACTGGCTAGAATGTATTGAGAAAGCGTTTATGAAATCAGGAATAGAACAAAACCAGTTAGATTACCTTGCTGTACTTCACTTCAAACGATCTATGCACAGCTATATCCTCGATGAACTTGGTTTAAAAGAAAAGAACAGCATATATCTTGAAAACTATGGTCATCTTGGACAAATAGATCAAATTTTATCATTACACCTGGCTTTACAATCAGGACAGGTTAAAGAAGGAAGTATAATATCCATGATATCGGCCGGGATAGGATATGCTTGGGCTGCGAATGTGATTAGCTGGGGTAAAATTACTTAA
- a CDS encoding acetyl-CoA hydrolase/transferase family protein, translating to MKDYQKIYNNKLISTKEVANLIKSDSDIIVAQCASEPQGCMEQFHLAKERVENVKVYSVLTLKAYEFYMNPEMKGHFELCSWFHAPGSRKALKEKTGTVTYVPNMLHRAGLDRLFNRRPHLFIGTCTPPDKNGFVSLSLGITYEKDILESADIVVLEVNEELPRTLGDTHIHISDVNYFVENTQAAPSLPSPEPDETAMEIGNHIASLVEDGSTIQLGIGDIPNAAALSLKGKKDLGVHTEMLVDSMMELYEAGVITNKKKSYYKDKFVCTFAMGSPKLYEWLDNNPSVEFIRGKFANDPALIKLNSKMVSINTCIMVDLMGQVASESIGTSQYSGTGGQADTAVGAVEGTDGKGKSIIACRSTAKGGSVSTIVTVLPAGTAVTLHRSNTDYIVTEFGIASLRGKSIKERTEELIKIAHPDFRAQLRSDAEKVGFI from the coding sequence ATGAAAGACTATCAAAAAATATATAACAACAAGTTGATCTCCACCAAAGAGGTCGCCAATCTAATAAAATCCGATTCTGATATCATAGTTGCTCAGTGTGCCAGCGAACCACAAGGCTGCATGGAGCAATTTCACTTGGCAAAAGAAAGAGTGGAAAATGTAAAGGTTTATTCTGTATTGACCTTGAAAGCCTATGAGTTCTATATGAATCCAGAGATGAAAGGGCATTTTGAACTTTGCAGCTGGTTTCATGCCCCTGGCTCCAGAAAAGCCTTAAAAGAAAAAACAGGAACAGTAACTTATGTTCCCAATATGCTTCACCGAGCTGGGCTCGACAGACTCTTCAATAGACGCCCTCATCTATTTATTGGAACATGTACACCTCCTGATAAAAATGGTTTTGTTTCCCTATCCTTAGGAATCACCTACGAAAAAGACATTCTGGAATCCGCTGATATCGTTGTGCTGGAAGTTAATGAAGAACTCCCTAGAACCTTAGGCGACACACATATTCACATTAGTGATGTGAACTATTTTGTAGAAAATACTCAAGCAGCCCCTTCCTTACCCTCCCCAGAACCTGATGAAACAGCTATGGAGATTGGCAACCATATTGCATCGTTAGTGGAGGATGGCTCTACCATACAATTAGGAATTGGCGACATTCCAAATGCAGCTGCTCTTTCCTTAAAAGGGAAGAAGGATTTAGGAGTACATACCGAAATGCTGGTAGACAGCATGATGGAATTATATGAAGCTGGAGTCATCACCAATAAAAAGAAATCCTATTATAAAGACAAATTCGTTTGCACTTTTGCCATGGGCTCACCTAAACTATATGAATGGCTTGACAATAATCCCTCTGTTGAATTTATCAGAGGGAAATTCGCCAACGATCCTGCACTCATCAAACTCAATTCGAAAATGGTCTCTATTAACACCTGTATCATGGTCGATTTAATGGGACAGGTAGCTAGTGAATCTATAGGTACTAGCCAATATTCAGGAACTGGTGGACAAGCAGACACTGCCGTTGGAGCTGTGGAAGGCACAGACGGGAAAGGCAAATCCATCATCGCCTGTCGCTCCACAGCAAAAGGAGGAAGCGTCTCCACCATCGTCACTGTATTACCTGCCGGAACTGCTGTTACCTTACATCGTAGCAATACAGACTATATTGTTACAGAATTTGGTATCGCCAGCCTCCGGGGCAAATCTATAAAAGAAAGAACAGAGGAATTGATCAAAATCGCACATCCTGATTTTAGAGCGCAATTGAGAAGCGATGCTGAAAAAGTCGGATTTATTTAA